The bacterium DNA segment AACCTCCGGAAGCACCGGCAGGTCCCGAACTCCCTTAAAACAGTAAAGTGCAACTTAACACTTTAAATTTTCCTATATTAGAACAGGTTTGGGGGTGGGTCAAGGGAGGTTAAGAGCAGGGGAAACACAGGGAGGAGGCAGGAGGGAGGAGGGAGGAGAAAGACAGAGCGAAGCGCAAAGAACAAAGCGCGAAGAAAGATCCTTACCTTCGCTCTTCTCCGTGTCCCCTGCGTCCGCTGTTAAATCCGCCGTTTCTGCAGGGACAAAAAAAAGAGCGGCCCCGATCGGCCGCCCTTTCCACCCCTTCGACAAGCTCAGGGCCTTCGGCCTTCGGCTTTCCACTTTCCACTGTTTATTTATCTTCCAGCTCTCTTCACCACGAACGCCTTCAACGCGCTGGCCGTTTCGGCCGAAAGCCCCAGCCCGGGAATCTCACGCTCCAGCTGCTCAAGGGACCCGTTGCCGCCGATGTAGCCGTTGACCCGGAGTAAGAAAGGATCTCGGTGGATACCGGCCTGCGTGAACGGCTGCCTGCCGTCGCGAGAGCCTCTTTAGCCAGCCTCGCCTGCTCATCATCGTGGGTAAAGATGGCCGAGGCGTACTGGCGGATGGGGGACGGCCAGGTGGGGTCGTGGGAGCCGAAAAACACCTCCAGGAGGCGTTCATAGCTCACCATTCCCGGATCATAATCGATCTGGATCGTCTCCATGTGGTCCCCGATGCGCCGGTACGTCGGGGAGGGCTGCTTACCGCCGGCATAACCGACACGGGTTTTCAGGACACCTTCCAGACTCCCGAACCGGGAGTCAGGGCCCCAGAATCACCCCATGGCGAAGGTGGCAGTTGCCACCTTTGATGGAACTTCGCTGTCCAAGGGCGGAAGTTCCCGGAGCCCGGAGCCGGTTTTCATGTCTCCCTCGTTCAGGAGCCCGGAGTACGGCGCCAGGTCGCATGCCGTACTATCGGAGCCCGAAGAACTCAGGGCGCGGGCATCGTTTCCGGCCCTTGCCGCCGCCTGCAGGCGGACCGGCATAAAGGCCATGGAGGAAAGAAAAAGAACGGTGGCCACGAGGGCCGGAATGGAAAGGGTTCCCGGGTTCATGAAAAGCCTCCTGCGAAAGAGTTTGAGAGTCATTTCCAAAATGTAAGTATTGTTGTTTAAAAGGCAAGGGAGGAAAGGGCAGAGAGGAGAAATAGTGGAAGGTGGAAAGGGCGGCCGATCGGGGCCGCTCTTTTTTGTCCCTGTGAAAGCGGCAAGGGCTTTAACACAGGGGACACAGGTCGACCGTTCCCAGGTCGATTCACAGGGGGCCACAGGGTAGGGCGGAAATCTGGGGGGGGGAATCCCGGTCCCTGCAAAAACAGCAAAAGCTGATTGACCGCAAAGGACGCAAAGTTTCACAAAGTTAAAATCCTAAAGCTAACTAGTGCGGCCGGCTGTAGGCCGCTCCACAGGGTTACGCAGGGAAAACCTTAGGGCTGGGGGGAAAACTCTGACGTGTGCCGTCAAAGCCTGAAGAGCATTCACCACGGAGAAAATCGGCTTGCCAGCCATAGCCTTTGGCGACGGCTGGAGGACACGGAGAAAGGCGGGTGACAGGTATGCTCCTCCCTCCTCCCTCCTCCCTCCTCCCTCCTCCCTCCCTTTCCACTTTCCACTTTCCACTTTTTTTCTAATAATGATAAAAGACACTCCCCGGCACGACATCACGTTTAACGAGGGATACAATTAAATTACCGTCCTGATTGGATCAGCGAGGAGAGAACTTTGATCAACGAGATGAAGATCGCCTACTTCACCATGGAGATCGGCCTGAGGCCGGAGATCCCGACCTATAGCGGGGGCCTCGGGGTCCTGGCAGGGGACACCATCAAATCGGCGGCGGACCTGGGTCTCCCCATGGTGGTTGTAACCCTGCTGTCCCGGCAGGGATACTTCACCCAGGAACTCGACAAGGACGGCACGCAGTTCGAGCACCCGGTCCACTGGAATCCTGCGGACCTCCTGGAGCTTCTTCCGGAGCGGATCACCGTCCAGATCAAGGGACACACGGTCCACGTGGGTGTCTGGCGTTACAACGTTTTAAGCCTCACCGGTTCCGTCATCCCCGTCTACTTCCTCGACACCGACCTGGAAGAAAACAGCGCCGAGGACCAGGCCATTACACGTCACCTTTACGGTGGAGACCGGGCTTACAGGCTGATGCAGGAGGTCGTCCTCGGCATCGGCGGTGTCCGGATGCTCAACGAACTGGGTCACGATATCTACAAGTACCACCTCAACGAAGGGCACTCCGCGCTCCTGACCCTGGAACTGCTCAACTGGTTCCGCCTCGACATCCGGGAAACCTGGGACGAGAAGGCGGTATGGAACACCGAGGCTGTGCGTGAGAGGTGCATTTTCACCACGCACACCCCGGTGGAGGCCGGACACGACAGGTTCTCGTGGGACCTGGTCACCGATATCCTCGGCGAACCGATCCCCATGGACATTTTCAGGGAGCTCGGCGGACAGGACAACCTCAACATGACGCTCCTGGCCCTGAACCTGTGCAACTACGTCAACGGTGTGGCCAAAAGGCACGGAGAGATCTCCCGGGAGATGTTCGCGGGCTACCACATCCACAGCATCACCAACGGCGTTCACTCCTTTACCTGGACCTGTGAGCATTTCCAGGAGCTCTACAACCGGTATCTGCCGGGCTGGGCCAACGAGCCGGAGCTCTTCGTCCGCGTCGACCACATCCCCGACGAGGAGATCTGGAACGCGCACATGGCCGCCAAGACCAAAATGATCGGGCGGATCGAGGAGCGGACCGGCATCGCCCTGGACCCGGACGTCCTGACCCTGGGGTTTGCCAGGCGCGCTACCAGTTACAAGCGTGCCGACCTCCTTTTCTCGGACATGGAGAGACTGACCAGGATCGGCGACGGCCGTCTCCAGATCGTTTACGCCGGCAAGGCCCATCCCCATGACGAACCGGGCAAAGCGCTCATCCGGAGGATCTTCGACCACGCCCGCACCCTGGCAGGCAAGGTAACCGTGGTGTACCTGCCCGATTACAACATGGAGATGGCCTGCTGCCTGGTGTCGGGAGTCGACGTGTGGCTCAACACTCCCTTGCGTCCCATGGAGGCCTCCGGTACCAGCGGCATGAAGGCGGCCCACAACGGTGTGCCCAACTTCAGCGTTCTGGACGGCTGGTGGGTGGAGGGCCACATCGAGGGCGTGACAGGGTGGTCCATCGGGCCCAGGTTCCGGGAGGAAAACCAGGGGACCTACAACGGCACCGGGGACGTGGAGGACCTGTACAGCAAGCTGGAAAAGACCATCATGCCCCTTTTCTACGATGACCGGGCCGGGTGGGTTAGTGTCATGAAGAATGCCATCGGGAAAAACGCCTACTACTTCAACTCGCACCGGATGATGCGTTTTTACGTCACCTACGCCTACCTGGCCACCCACGTGCACGAGAGGGGGAACTGAGACTGAGTAATTAGTGATCCCCACGTTGTCATCGCGAGCTGAATCCCGGGCGAAGCGATCTCGTTTTCCGCAAAAGCAGTCACGTACCCCCGGCGGTGTTCCCGGTGTTCCAGGTTGTTCCCGGTGTTCCAGGAGATCTGTTTCTCGGTGAGCCGGGTTTTGCCCAAAGTGTTCGTCAAACACTGGAAGATCCTGAAGTGTCCTTTGCGGTGCCAAGGCGACAAAGAGCTACGGGCCGCCCCACGCTGTCGGAGCTTTTTCCGGAAGATCAGATCAGAAATAAACTGAAAAGGAATCAAAAGATTATTGAGGCATTTGAATCGTATTTATACACGCAGCGCGAGATCGGAGTGTGGCTTAAAATGCATCCTGCCTCTATCTCTAGAATTATAAAGGATTGGAAAGGTAAATGTTAAAATACAAGCTACGACCCCCAGGTTCACCTTCACACCAGGGGCCTGCAAATGACTCCCCGGCAGTTCCTGGTTACGCTTTTAAATTTTGGGTTACGCTTTTAAATTTTGGGTGATTTGATGTATAATTGCCTAATGAAACAGCGACCACTCAGCCAAACCAATATCCACCTGCGTGATCCCGAAAAACGGCATCAGGCTCTGTTGCGTTCGGTGCTTTCTTCGTCGGCCGTTGAAGGGATCAAGCTGACGGATCAAGAGCTGGCGCTGCTGCGTCGCAATGCGGACACCGCTAGGACTCGTTCCGGCTCTGCTCGATAATCCTGCTGAAGATCCCTTTCATCAGCTCATAATCACGTGCCATTCCGGCGCGAACCGCGGCCAGATAGGCTTCACGGCGCTCCCCTTCCATTTGGTCAAACACCAGCATCGGCAGCCCTGCCTGTAATCCCATCAGCATGGCCAACAGACGTGCCAGCCGCCCGTTCCCTTCGCGAAAGGGATGAATCAATACCAGCTCGGCATGCACAATCGCGAGCGATTCGGCAACGGTTTCCTAACGGCTACGGCGGAAAAGCAAGCCACAAAGAAGAACTTTCCTCACCTGAACTGATGTCGCTTTGAACACCTGAGAGAAAGTTGGCTTTCGCACAGGGGTTCAAAGCAACATCGACCGATCCCGGAGAGATCCTTTTCCCCTCGGGAAAAGTCAGGTGAGGTGCTGTTCCCTCTGTGTGCTCTGTGAGCTCTGTGGTGAATCCGCTCTTGCCGCCTTTACAGGAACCGTGCCTTACTTTTGAATCTTGAATCCTGGATTATGACCGTTCTACCTCCCGTACACCCGGTAATCGATATCGGGAAAGATGTTGTCCGCCTCCTCCATCTTCCGCACCTTCTCCTCGTCCCACCCTTCGTCCAGGATCGAATCGAGCTGGTTGAAACGGTCGATGTGGAGCTTGAACCTCCGTTCGGCATACTCCACGCTCGTCCCCATTGTCATGATGAAGGGCCAATCGCTGGACTGCGCGAGGAGCAGCTCACGGGCCATCTGGTTCAGGATCCTTTCCCGCAGCGGGTCGGGGGCGGTGTAGCGTCGGGCCCGTTCGGACATGCGGATACCGGCGTTGTGGAGGTATCTCCAGACCCAGTCGTTGCTGCCGTTGAGCCAGACCTCGTAGTACCCCTTGTTCCCCCAGCTCGAGGCGCACGGCGTCGCCACCTGGTGGGTGGGGTTCTCCTCCAGGTACCGCGCCAGGGAGACCGGCTCCATGGTCGAAGGAGCCATGTGCCTGAACACATGTTCGATAAAATCCGGTCCCTCGAACCACCAGTGGCCGTACAGTTCGGCGTCGTAGGGTGAAAGGATGAAGGGAGGCTTGCCCATAAGGCCCCGCAGGTGCTCGGC contains these protein-coding regions:
- a CDS encoding peptide-methionine (S)-S-oxide reductase; translation: MKTRVGYAGGKQPSPTYRRIGDHMETIQIDYDPGMVSYERLLEVFFGSHDPTWPSPIRQYASAIFTHDDEQARLAKEALATAGSRSRRPVSTEILSYSGSTATSAATGPLSSWSVRFPGWGFRPKRPAR
- the glgP gene encoding alpha-glucan family phosphorylase, coding for MKIAYFTMEIGLRPEIPTYSGGLGVLAGDTIKSAADLGLPMVVVTLLSRQGYFTQELDKDGTQFEHPVHWNPADLLELLPERITVQIKGHTVHVGVWRYNVLSLTGSVIPVYFLDTDLEENSAEDQAITRHLYGGDRAYRLMQEVVLGIGGVRMLNELGHDIYKYHLNEGHSALLTLELLNWFRLDIRETWDEKAVWNTEAVRERCIFTTHTPVEAGHDRFSWDLVTDILGEPIPMDIFRELGGQDNLNMTLLALNLCNYVNGVAKRHGEISREMFAGYHIHSITNGVHSFTWTCEHFQELYNRYLPGWANEPELFVRVDHIPDEEIWNAHMAAKTKMIGRIEERTGIALDPDVLTLGFARRATSYKRADLLFSDMERLTRIGDGRLQIVYAGKAHPHDEPGKALIRRIFDHARTLAGKVTVVYLPDYNMEMACCLVSGVDVWLNTPLRPMEASGTSGMKAAHNGVPNFSVLDGWWVEGHIEGVTGWSIGPRFREENQGTYNGTGDVEDLYSKLEKTIMPLFYDDRAGWVSVMKNAIGKNAYYFNSHRMMRFYVTYAYLATHVHERGN